The Desulfitobacterium chlororespirans DSM 11544 genome contains a region encoding:
- the murC gene encoding UDP-N-acetylmuramate--L-alanine ligase, producing the protein MPLHIHFVGIKGTGMSALAQVTAHIEGAHITGSDVAERFFTDAVLERAHIPVLNFSAANVEKADIVVASAAYGENHEEIARARELNIPVYSYPQFLGRLMSKKRGIAVAGTHGKTTTTAMIGLALLQSGIDPTIVVGSDVPSIGGNAYSGQGDFFLAESCEYRRHFLNYSPEYLIITNIEFDHPDYFKDLDDVVCAFSEIAQKIPPHGKIFIWHEDPQRKAIQAQSPIITFGLNEEADIYATNIQFHDEGSTMTIVAHGTVMGEFHLHVSGKHNILNALASIALCLEIGVPTEKVLESLSHFNGTKRRFEHIGQNAGALIVDDYAHHPTEIRSTLEGARLSFPDRRIRAVFQPHTFSRTEKLLQEFSQSFQAADEVVIAEIFASARETNLNTISASSLADLISQQGINARYIHSLEEIQTYLAQTLSPGDLVLTLGAGDIYKVGQSLVC; encoded by the coding sequence TTGCCGTTACATATTCATTTTGTTGGAATCAAAGGAACAGGAATGAGTGCTTTGGCTCAAGTTACCGCTCATATCGAAGGAGCCCATATTACGGGCTCAGATGTTGCGGAACGCTTCTTTACCGACGCGGTTCTGGAGCGTGCTCATATTCCCGTTCTTAACTTTTCTGCTGCCAATGTTGAAAAGGCTGATATTGTTGTAGCCTCAGCTGCTTATGGTGAAAATCATGAAGAAATCGCCCGGGCACGGGAATTAAATATTCCTGTCTATTCCTATCCACAATTCTTGGGTAGGCTCATGTCCAAAAAACGGGGTATTGCCGTCGCAGGTACCCATGGTAAAACCACAACCACAGCCATGATTGGGCTGGCTCTCCTTCAATCGGGAATTGACCCTACTATTGTGGTGGGCAGTGATGTTCCCAGCATCGGCGGAAATGCCTATTCTGGTCAAGGCGATTTCTTCCTGGCCGAATCCTGTGAATACCGTCGTCATTTTCTGAATTATTCTCCAGAATACTTGATTATTACGAATATCGAGTTTGATCATCCGGATTATTTCAAGGATTTAGATGATGTGGTGTGTGCTTTTTCGGAAATCGCCCAAAAGATACCACCTCACGGCAAGATTTTTATCTGGCATGAAGACCCTCAAAGAAAAGCGATTCAAGCTCAATCACCGATCATAACCTTCGGGTTGAATGAAGAAGCCGATATCTATGCTACCAATATTCAGTTCCATGACGAAGGAAGTACTATGACCATCGTCGCTCATGGAACTGTAATGGGCGAATTCCATCTCCATGTCAGTGGCAAGCATAATATTCTCAATGCCTTGGCGAGCATCGCCCTGTGTTTGGAAATCGGCGTTCCTACGGAAAAAGTACTGGAGTCATTAAGCCATTTTAATGGTACCAAACGCCGCTTCGAACATATTGGACAGAATGCCGGAGCCCTTATCGTAGATGACTATGCTCACCATCCCACGGAAATCCGCTCAACCCTTGAAGGAGCAAGACTCTCTTTCCCTGACCGCCGTATTCGGGCTGTATTCCAGCCCCATACCTTTAGCCGCACAGAAAAGCTCCTCCAAGAGTTCTCCCAATCCTTCCAAGCTGCTGATGAAGTGGTCATCGCCGAAATTTTCGCTTCCGCCCGGGAAACAAATCTCAATACCATTTCAGCATCCTCTCTGGCGGATTTAATCAGCCAGCAGGGAATCAATGCCCGTTATATCCACTCCCTTGAAGAGATTCAAACTTATCTTGCCCAGACCCTTTCCCCCGGAGATCTGGTTCTGACCCTGGGTGCAGGGGATATCTATAAGGTGGGGCAAAGTTTAGTGTGCTGA
- a CDS encoding nitrous oxide-stimulated promoter family protein, protein MAQTTRAEREKKTVKVMIMLYCKDNHKPNDGLCAECQELLTYSQKRAEHCRLGEDKPVCGDCTVHCYKKDMRERIRTVMRYAGPRMILHHPLMTIQHVIDKRHKPQIGEDRIG, encoded by the coding sequence ATGGCTCAGACCACTCGTGCAGAACGGGAAAAAAAGACCGTCAAGGTCATGATCATGCTCTATTGTAAAGACAACCATAAACCTAATGACGGCCTGTGTGCCGAATGCCAGGAACTCCTGACTTATTCCCAGAAGCGGGCGGAGCATTGCAGGCTTGGAGAAGATAAGCCGGTCTGCGGTGATTGCACCGTACATTGCTATAAAAAGGATATGCGGGAAAGGATCCGCACTGTTATGCGCTACGCAGGCCCTCGAATGATCCTCCACCATCCGTTGATGACCATACAGCATGTTATTGACAAAAGGCATAAGCCGCAGATTGGAGAGGATAGGATTGGCTGA
- a CDS encoding 5' nucleotidase, NT5C type, which translates to MRIGVDIDGVVSDSYKAWLRKLNRHFGTNILELKNYDMHLDFGVSWEEMGKYFEDNVATLFDIPDPVAGAKEGIERLLRQGHEVVYVTARSLDEEVHTLRWMKKHKIPHEQILFTSFQSKVDYVLQWQLEIFLEDFLGNAQAISEAGVPVLLLDASYNQGELSSGIIRCQDWREIVREIGRRTPFSRSATM; encoded by the coding sequence TTGCGAATAGGTGTAGACATCGACGGGGTAGTTTCCGACAGCTATAAAGCCTGGCTCAGAAAGCTGAACCGGCATTTTGGGACCAATATCTTAGAACTGAAAAATTATGATATGCATTTGGATTTTGGTGTGTCCTGGGAGGAAATGGGGAAGTACTTCGAAGATAATGTGGCCACCTTGTTCGATATTCCCGACCCGGTAGCCGGGGCTAAGGAAGGCATTGAAAGGCTCCTCCGCCAGGGTCATGAAGTGGTCTATGTTACCGCTCGATCCTTGGATGAGGAAGTCCATACTCTTCGTTGGATGAAAAAGCACAAGATACCCCATGAACAGATCCTCTTTACGAGCTTCCAGAGCAAAGTGGATTATGTACTGCAATGGCAACTGGAGATATTCCTCGAGGATTTTCTGGGGAATGCCCAGGCAATTTCTGAAGCAGGAGTACCTGTGCTCCTCTTGGATGCCAGCTATAACCAAGGAGAACTGTCCTCAGGAATTATCCGTTGTCAGGATTGGCGGGAAATAGTGAGGGAGATCGGAAGAAGAACACCTTTTTCAAGATCTGCCACCATGTAA
- a CDS encoding phosphoribosylaminoimidazolesuccinocarboxamide synthase, translated as MELVYTGKTKDVYALEDGNCLLKFKDDVTGENGVFDPGANTVGLQIEGAGKAGLRLTKYFFEKINALGIPTHYIDADLEAGTMKVKKATPFGQGLEVICRYRAVGSFLRRYGKYAQDGQPLDAFVEVTLKDDDRNDPPITEDALDMLGILSQDEYKVLKELTQKIAGIIKEELTQRGMELYDIKFEFGRIGDDKQIALIDEISGGNMRAYKDGRRVEPLELEELMR; from the coding sequence ATGGAATTGGTTTATACGGGAAAAACAAAAGATGTTTATGCCTTAGAAGACGGCAACTGCTTGCTGAAGTTCAAGGATGATGTCACTGGGGAAAATGGGGTCTTCGATCCAGGTGCCAACACTGTGGGGCTGCAAATCGAAGGAGCAGGAAAAGCAGGCCTGCGACTGACCAAGTATTTTTTTGAGAAAATTAACGCTCTGGGCATCCCAACCCATTATATCGATGCCGACCTGGAAGCGGGCACCATGAAAGTAAAGAAAGCCACTCCTTTCGGACAAGGCTTGGAGGTCATTTGCCGTTATCGGGCAGTGGGAAGTTTTCTGCGTCGCTATGGGAAATATGCTCAGGATGGACAACCTTTGGATGCTTTTGTGGAAGTGACCCTGAAAGATGATGATAGGAATGATCCCCCCATTACTGAAGATGCTTTAGATATGCTGGGAATTCTGTCTCAAGACGAATATAAAGTGTTGAAAGAGTTAACTCAGAAGATTGCGGGAATCATAAAGGAAGAGTTAACGCAAAGAGGTATGGAACTTTATGATATCAAATTTGAGTTCGGCAGAATCGGTGATGATAAGCAAATTGCTTTAATCGATGAGATTTCCGGAGGAAATATGCGGGCCTATAAAGACGGACGCCGGGTAGAGCCCTTGGAATTAGAAGAACTAATGCGCTGA
- the nadE gene encoding NAD(+) synthase, translated as MWSAEVLEIRINRAVEWLRERVQEARAQGVVIGVSGGVDSAVVAGLCKRAFPHNSIGVILPAGSNPMDREDAWLTTEALSLKAVEIDLTQAHQGILASVKKALTAQEYTFEEQLSQGNLKARLRMSTLYTVANSLNYLVVGTDNAPEAYTGYFTKYGDGGVDILPLASLTKAEVRAWASQLGLPEKIVNRVPTAGLWEGQTDEQEMGITYDLIDRYLLGEGVPEKMQEKIEKMHRQSEHKRQLPPALELPKLPKL; from the coding sequence ATGTGGAGTGCTGAAGTATTAGAAATACGAATTAACCGGGCTGTAGAATGGCTCCGGGAGCGCGTCCAAGAAGCTCGTGCCCAAGGAGTGGTGATCGGTGTCTCAGGCGGGGTAGATTCCGCAGTGGTGGCGGGGTTATGCAAACGGGCTTTTCCCCACAATTCCATCGGAGTCATACTACCGGCCGGATCCAATCCTATGGACAGAGAAGATGCATGGCTTACGACAGAGGCATTATCTCTCAAAGCCGTTGAAATCGATTTGACTCAAGCTCACCAGGGCATCCTGGCTTCGGTCAAGAAGGCTCTCACCGCTCAAGAATATACCTTCGAGGAGCAATTAAGCCAAGGAAACCTTAAGGCACGCCTGCGTATGTCCACCTTATACACCGTAGCTAATTCCCTTAATTATCTTGTAGTGGGGACTGACAATGCTCCTGAGGCTTATACAGGCTATTTTACTAAATACGGGGATGGGGGAGTGGATATTCTCCCGCTTGCCTCTCTGACCAAGGCTGAAGTACGAGCCTGGGCCTCCCAACTAGGGCTTCCGGAAAAAATAGTGAATCGGGTTCCCACAGCCGGATTGTGGGAAGGGCAAACCGATGAACAGGAAATGGGCATTACCTACGACCTGATCGATCGCTATCTTCTTGGCGAAGGGGTACCTGAAAAGATGCAAGAGAAGATTGAAAAAATGCATCGGCAGAGTGAGCATAAAAGACAGCTCCCTCCAGCTTTGGAACTGCCTAAGCTTCCCAAATTATAA
- a CDS encoding nicotinate phosphoribosyltransferase, with product MQDVALLTDLYQLTMMQGYYQNGYENKEAVFDLYFRKIPSGGGYAIAAGLEQVVEYIENLRFSSEDMAYLKGLNIFDQGFLNLLKDFRFHGDIDAVPEGTVVFPYEPLVRVKARIFEAQLIETALLNIINFETLIATKASRVAAAAGGGSVMEFGLRRAQGPDAGILGSRAAFIGGCQFTSNVLAGKRYGIPLSGTQAHSWIQCFPDELEAFRAYARTFPDQCLLLVDTYNVLKSGVPNAIKVGLELEAEGHRFLGIRIDSGDLTYLSREARRMLDEAGLEHARIVASNDLDEHTISAIRAQGAAIDSWGVGTHLITSKDTPALGGVYKLSAEGQNGIFEPRLKVSENISKITNPGIKKLVRFYDRRGKAMADLIALEDEHFEEPLTIFDPIETWKRKTLTDFKTRELLRPVFRGGRQVYELPHLKDIQTYARHECETLWDEVKRLVNPHRYIVDLSPKLFELRQSLLLEISTKIEEEQTKRLSR from the coding sequence GTGCAGGATGTTGCTCTGTTAACTGATTTATATCAACTCACGATGATGCAAGGCTATTACCAAAATGGCTATGAAAATAAGGAGGCGGTCTTTGATCTTTATTTTCGCAAAATCCCCAGTGGGGGCGGTTATGCTATAGCTGCGGGCCTGGAGCAGGTCGTGGAGTATATTGAAAACTTGCGGTTTTCTTCAGAGGATATGGCTTATCTCAAGGGATTAAACATATTCGATCAGGGGTTTCTTAATCTATTGAAGGATTTCCGATTCCATGGCGATATAGATGCCGTTCCTGAGGGGACTGTAGTTTTTCCCTATGAACCTCTGGTGCGGGTGAAAGCCCGGATCTTTGAAGCTCAGCTCATCGAGACAGCGCTCCTTAATATAATAAACTTTGAGACGCTCATCGCCACGAAAGCCTCCCGGGTAGCAGCTGCTGCCGGTGGAGGAAGTGTCATGGAATTTGGTTTAAGACGGGCCCAGGGACCTGATGCCGGGATATTGGGCTCGCGAGCGGCTTTTATCGGAGGGTGTCAGTTTACTTCCAATGTGTTGGCTGGAAAACGCTATGGCATCCCCCTGTCTGGAACTCAAGCCCATAGTTGGATTCAGTGCTTCCCTGATGAGCTGGAAGCCTTCCGGGCCTATGCCAGAACCTTCCCGGATCAATGTCTGCTTTTAGTGGATACTTATAATGTACTTAAATCCGGAGTCCCCAACGCCATCAAGGTAGGGCTGGAGCTGGAAGCGGAGGGACATCGCTTTTTAGGTATCCGCATTGATAGCGGTGATTTAACTTATCTTTCCCGGGAAGCCCGCAGAATGCTGGATGAAGCAGGTCTTGAACATGCACGAATTGTGGCCTCCAATGATTTGGATGAGCATACCATCTCAGCTATTCGCGCTCAAGGGGCGGCTATCGATTCCTGGGGGGTAGGTACTCACTTAATTACCTCCAAGGATACCCCGGCTTTAGGTGGAGTCTATAAGCTCTCTGCCGAAGGCCAGAATGGGATCTTTGAGCCCCGCCTTAAAGTCTCGGAGAATATCTCCAAGATAACCAACCCTGGCATTAAGAAGCTCGTGCGCTTTTACGATCGGCGCGGAAAGGCCATGGCGGATTTGATTGCCTTAGAAGATGAGCATTTTGAAGAACCCTTAACCATCTTCGACCCTATTGAGACATGGAAGCGCAAGACCCTTACTGATTTTAAGACCCGGGAGCTCCTGAGGCCGGTTTTCCGGGGGGGCAGACAAGTCTATGAACTGCCCCATCTCAAAGATATCCAGACTTACGCCCGGCATGAATGTGAGACCTTATGGGATGAAGTGAAACGTCTGGTTAACCCCCACCGTTATATCGTGGACTTATCGCCGAAGCTCTTCGAGCTAAGGCAGTCCCTGCTCCTGGAAATCAGCACTAAGATAGAGGAAGAGCAGACTAAAAGATTATCCAGATGA
- the argH gene encoding argininosuccinate lyase, giving the protein MKLWGGRFEKSTDALVEDFHSSISFDQRLYKQDIQGSIAHARMLGEIGVLTPAEAQQIIEGLKGILTDIREGKIQFEIGAEDIHMNVEKLLTERVGTVGKKVHTGRSRNDQVALDLRLFLREEIDHTQELLITLLRTVLNLAKEHQETYMPGYTHLQKAQPISFAHHMMAYAQMFLRDLGRLKDTRKRLNVSPLGSGALAGTTFPLEREMVAQELGFDGITWNSLDGVSDRDFALEFLSAASILMMHLSRLCEELVLWSTGEFQFVIMDDGYSTGSSIMPQKKNPDVAELVRGKTGRVYGDLIALLTVMKGLPLAYNKDMQEDKEQVFDAVDTIQKSLLVVEPMLRTMKVNKKAMAEGAKGGFTNATDLADYLAKKNVPFREAHEIVGKLVLYCSKRGCGLEDLTLKEFQEHSDVFAEDLFESIGIEYCVRQRHIPGGPSPESVAQAILWTEHILEQFTGG; this is encoded by the coding sequence ATGAAACTTTGGGGTGGTCGTTTTGAAAAATCAACGGATGCCTTAGTGGAGGATTTTCATTCCTCAATCTCTTTTGACCAGCGGTTGTACAAGCAGGATATTCAAGGGAGCATCGCCCATGCGCGGATGCTGGGAGAGATCGGGGTCCTGACCCCGGCAGAAGCACAGCAAATCATTGAAGGCCTTAAAGGCATTTTAACAGACATTCGGGAGGGAAAAATTCAATTCGAGATCGGGGCCGAAGACATCCATATGAATGTAGAGAAGCTGCTCACGGAGCGGGTAGGGACCGTAGGGAAGAAAGTTCATACGGGACGCAGCCGCAATGATCAGGTAGCCCTGGATCTGCGTCTGTTTCTTCGGGAAGAAATTGACCATACCCAGGAGCTGCTGATTACTCTTCTACGGACCGTTTTGAACCTTGCCAAAGAGCATCAGGAGACCTATATGCCGGGCTATACCCACCTGCAAAAGGCCCAACCTATTTCCTTTGCCCACCATATGATGGCCTATGCGCAAATGTTTCTCCGGGACTTAGGCCGGCTAAAGGATACTCGCAAGCGGCTTAATGTATCCCCCTTAGGCTCCGGAGCTTTAGCGGGAACCACTTTCCCCTTAGAGCGGGAGATGGTGGCCCAAGAGCTGGGGTTTGACGGCATCACCTGGAATTCTCTTGATGGGGTGAGTGATCGGGATTTTGCATTGGAATTCCTCAGTGCGGCTTCCATCTTAATGATGCATCTCAGCCGTCTTTGCGAGGAATTGGTTCTTTGGTCCACGGGAGAGTTTCAATTTGTCATTATGGATGACGGTTACTCCACCGGCTCCAGCATTATGCCCCAAAAAAAGAACCCCGATGTGGCCGAATTAGTCCGCGGAAAGACGGGCCGTGTCTATGGTGATCTGATAGCTTTGCTTACCGTAATGAAAGGGCTTCCTTTAGCTTATAATAAGGACATGCAGGAAGATAAGGAGCAGGTTTTTGATGCAGTGGATACTATCCAGAAATCTCTCCTTGTGGTAGAGCCCATGCTCCGCACTATGAAGGTCAATAAAAAGGCTATGGCTGAAGGTGCCAAGGGTGGCTTCACCAATGCCACGGATTTAGCGGATTATCTGGCCAAGAAAAATGTTCCCTTCAGAGAAGCCCATGAAATCGTGGGCAAGCTGGTCCTTTACTGTTCTAAACGGGGCTGTGGCCTGGAAGATCTCACTTTAAAGGAGTTCCAGGAGCATTCAGACGTATTTGCTGAAGATCTTTTTGAAAGCATCGGCATTGAGTACTGTGTCCGTCAACGCCATATTCCCGGCGGTCCTTCTCCCGAAAGCGTGGCTCAAGCTATTCTCTGGACGGAGCATATTTTGGAACAATTTACAGGTGGATAA
- a CDS encoding argininosuccinate synthase — protein MLRKEVIPMKKVVLAYSGGLDTSIIIPWLKENYGYEVIAMAADLGQGEELEPLHEKAIKSGASKLYIEDLQEEFVTEFIYPTLKAGAVYEGKYLLGTSFARPLIAQRLVEIAAKEGAVAIAHGATGKGNDQVRFELAVKALNPDLEIIAPWRIWDIKSREDAIDYAVERGIPVPVTKDRPYSMDRNVWHLSHEGGDLEDPWNEPKKDLYLLGVSPEDAPDKAEYLELDFEQGIPVSLNGEKLGPVQLLETLNEVGGKHGIGIVDMVENRLVGMKSRGVYETPGGTILYTAHQALEHLTLDRLTLHYKEQIALKYAELVYDGVWHSPLREALDAFVDVTQKNVTGTVRLKLYKGNCSLAGAKSPYSLYSEEFATFGRDGVYNQKDAEGFINLFGLPLKVRALMEKKSGLR, from the coding sequence ATGTTAAGAAAGGAAGTTATCCCTATGAAAAAGGTAGTGCTTGCGTATTCCGGAGGATTGGATACCTCGATCATCATCCCTTGGCTGAAAGAGAATTATGGCTATGAAGTCATTGCCATGGCCGCTGACCTGGGACAAGGAGAAGAGCTGGAGCCCCTCCACGAAAAAGCGATTAAGAGCGGAGCCAGTAAATTATATATCGAAGATCTGCAAGAAGAATTCGTTACGGAGTTTATCTACCCCACCCTAAAAGCCGGAGCTGTCTATGAAGGCAAATATCTTCTGGGGACCTCCTTTGCCCGTCCCCTGATTGCCCAGCGTTTGGTGGAGATTGCGGCAAAAGAGGGAGCTGTGGCCATTGCTCACGGTGCCACGGGAAAAGGAAACGATCAGGTTCGCTTTGAGCTGGCTGTCAAAGCCTTAAATCCTGATCTGGAGATTATAGCTCCTTGGCGGATCTGGGATATCAAATCCCGGGAAGATGCCATCGACTATGCTGTTGAGAGGGGAATTCCTGTCCCTGTAACGAAAGATCGTCCTTACAGTATGGACCGCAATGTCTGGCATCTCAGCCATGAAGGAGGCGACTTGGAAGATCCCTGGAATGAGCCTAAAAAGGATCTTTATCTCCTTGGGGTTTCACCGGAAGATGCTCCCGACAAAGCCGAGTACCTGGAACTGGATTTTGAACAAGGTATTCCTGTTTCTTTAAACGGAGAAAAGTTAGGTCCTGTTCAGCTTTTGGAGACTCTCAATGAGGTTGGCGGCAAACACGGCATTGGCATTGTGGACATGGTGGAAAACCGCTTAGTAGGAATGAAATCCCGGGGGGTTTATGAGACTCCCGGTGGTACCATTCTCTATACAGCTCATCAAGCCCTGGAACATTTGACCTTGGATCGTTTGACCCTTCATTATAAGGAGCAAATCGCCCTGAAATACGCTGAATTGGTTTATGACGGCGTTTGGCATTCTCCTTTGCGGGAAGCCCTGGATGCCTTTGTGGATGTTACCCAGAAAAATGTCACCGGAACGGTACGTTTGAAGCTCTATAAAGGCAATTGCAGCTTAGCCGGTGCGAAATCCCCCTACTCCCTCTATAGTGAAGAATTTGCTACCTTCGGACGGGACGGGGTCTATAACCAAAAGGATGCTGAAGGTTTCATCAATCTCTTCGGTCTTCCTCTTAAAGTAAGAGCGTTAATGGAAAAGAAATCAGGGTTGAGATAG
- the argF gene encoding ornithine carbamoyltransferase → MHMPVLHKEHFTGRDFICLQDFTPDEILHMLKVAKELKEEKKGGTSHSILQGKTLAMIFTKSSTRTRVAFEAGMLQLGGHALFLSNRDIQIGRGEPIKDTARVLSRMVDGIMIRTHSHQDIIELAKYADIPVINGLSDFLHPTQVLADLLTIQEHKHRLEGLKLTYIGDGNNMAHSLMFAGKMGMHVVIASPAGYKPDAQVVAQAQAQAKQYGGLVEWMEEPLAAAEEADVLYTDVWASMGQEEEAAIRMKAFQSYRIDRETMERAQSNAIVMHCLPAHRGEEITEEVLEGPQSVVFDEAENRLHAHKAIMALLM, encoded by the coding sequence ATGCATATGCCGGTTCTCCATAAAGAGCACTTTACAGGTCGGGATTTTATCTGTCTTCAGGATTTTACACCTGATGAGATTCTTCATATGCTCAAGGTCGCTAAAGAGCTGAAAGAGGAGAAAAAAGGGGGAACCTCTCATTCCATCCTCCAAGGTAAGACGTTGGCCATGATTTTCACCAAATCGTCCACACGGACCCGGGTTGCGTTCGAAGCCGGCATGCTTCAGTTGGGAGGGCATGCTTTATTTTTGAGCAACCGGGATATTCAAATTGGACGTGGGGAACCTATAAAAGATACCGCTCGTGTCTTATCCCGGATGGTGGATGGAATTATGATCAGAACCCATAGCCATCAGGATATAATTGAGCTGGCTAAGTATGCTGATATTCCCGTCATCAATGGGTTAAGTGATTTTCTTCATCCTACCCAAGTGCTGGCGGATCTGCTGACTATTCAGGAACACAAGCACCGTCTGGAAGGTTTAAAGCTGACCTATATCGGAGATGGGAACAATATGGCCCACTCTCTGATGTTTGCCGGTAAAATGGGAATGCATGTGGTCATAGCCTCTCCTGCCGGATATAAGCCCGATGCCCAAGTGGTGGCTCAGGCACAGGCACAGGCTAAGCAATACGGCGGCTTGGTGGAATGGATGGAGGAGCCTCTTGCGGCAGCCGAGGAAGCCGATGTGCTCTACACCGATGTCTGGGCCAGCATGGGGCAGGAAGAAGAGGCCGCAATCCGTATGAAAGCCTTCCAAAGCTACCGGATCGACAGGGAGACCATGGAGAGGGCTCAATCCAATGCCATTGTCATGCATTGTCTTCCAGCTCACCGGGGAGAAGAGATCACGGAAGAGGTTCTTGAAGGACCTCAATCAGTAGTCTTTGATGAGGCTGAAAACCGGCTCCACGCTCATAAAGCAATCATGGCTTTATTGATGTAA
- a CDS encoding zinc-ribbon domain-containing protein — protein sequence MGYIVTWTDRMKKTIETFKRMALPLFGFFILLALVEFIITVISLSATFLPFFDMNGFNPSFSPAPYMNPNIPVPPGYEYDPSLGYSFGWEELAPFMSMLPGLLGGIAILMVLSILIGSVFFTGIFHLTKKAYTEKAQFRDIKLKGLPRVLGWYAIVTLISSIVIGVGILLAMRFESPYSLAMFGLIYILVLMAVGLFVAPWVSSAPYYMLNHDSFAFGQAFKESWHFYRRHMGPLWGAFFTLLAIQLLVNAIYRSSPDIGLILSLLTTPFLTVLPIVWVLTLEEEPPLPIGNIYAPSSEQERHDTKADTPAEPSSPADSSHVPRKAASESVSRDPYGSSSATPLYTLPESPYSTPEPPYHSPSAPSYGGTSSGEQETEPVNFCPTCGKKVREGASYCSQCGTKL from the coding sequence GTGGGATACATAGTGACCTGGACCGACCGCATGAAAAAAACCATTGAAACTTTCAAGAGAATGGCTCTCCCTCTCTTCGGCTTTTTTATTCTTTTGGCCTTAGTAGAGTTCATTATCACCGTTATTTCCCTTAGTGCAACCTTTTTGCCCTTTTTCGATATGAATGGCTTCAACCCATCCTTTTCCCCGGCACCCTATATGAATCCCAATATCCCAGTTCCCCCGGGATATGAATACGATCCGTCCCTGGGCTATTCTTTTGGCTGGGAAGAATTAGCACCTTTTATGAGCATGCTGCCGGGATTATTAGGCGGCATAGCCATTCTTATGGTATTGAGCATACTGATAGGCAGTGTTTTCTTTACAGGAATTTTTCACCTTACCAAAAAAGCTTACACTGAAAAAGCACAGTTTCGGGACATTAAGCTGAAGGGGCTGCCGCGGGTCTTGGGCTGGTATGCCATAGTTACTTTGATCAGCAGTATTGTGATCGGTGTGGGAATCCTCTTAGCAATGAGGTTTGAGTCCCCTTATTCCCTGGCCATGTTTGGCTTGATTTATATTCTTGTTCTTATGGCCGTAGGCCTCTTTGTGGCTCCGTGGGTCTCCTCGGCTCCCTACTATATGTTGAATCATGACAGCTTTGCTTTTGGGCAAGCTTTTAAAGAGAGTTGGCACTTCTACCGCCGCCATATGGGCCCCTTATGGGGAGCATTTTTCACCCTATTGGCTATCCAGCTGTTAGTCAATGCCATCTATCGCAGCTCTCCCGACATTGGTCTCATCCTCTCTTTGCTTACTACTCCCTTCCTAACGGTTCTGCCTATTGTCTGGGTATTGACTCTTGAAGAAGAGCCGCCTCTTCCGATCGGGAATATTTATGCTCCCAGTTCGGAGCAGGAAAGACATGACACAAAGGCAGATACCCCTGCTGAGCCCTCTTCTCCGGCAGACTCATCCCATGTCCCCCGGAAGGCTGCTTCCGAATCTGTTTCGAGGGATCCTTATGGCTCTTCATCGGCAACTCCCCTCTATACCCTACCGGAAAGTCCCTATTCAACACCTGAACCTCCCTATCATTCCCCTTCTGCACCTTCCTATGGAGGCACTTCTTCCGGAGAACAGGAGACGGAACCTGTAAACTTCTGCCCTACCTGTGGCAAAAAGGTGCGGGAAGGTGCCAGCTATTGTTCTCAATGTGGGACGAAGCTGTAA